Proteins encoded by one window of Silvibacterium dinghuense:
- a CDS encoding M20/M25/M40 family metallo-hydrolase has protein sequence MTSIRTTNLPALDAIALTRQLIDIESTTFNEGAVGAFLVTFLEERGFTVEKMDVAPGPQTKPGTERFNVYAGYEGETPDVVLSTHMDTVPPYISSSEDAEYIYGRGACDAKGIIAAQVAAAERLYADGVRVGLLFVVGEERDSAGAKVANEHAKGSRFLINGEPTDNRIALASKGALRAEISASGKMAHSAYPELGDSAVHKLVQALERLLRVELPVTEDVGPSTLNIGVIDGGRAPNVIADKADAQVLIRLVGPSESTRRAVEQAVEGLAKVEFTLEIPFQRLKSLEGVPTMVAAFTTDVPWLGNWGEPVLLGPGSIHVAHTPHEKLSKRELAEAIELYVEVAKRLVASGI, from the coding sequence ATGACGAGCATACGCACAACGAACCTTCCGGCGCTGGACGCCATCGCGCTGACCCGGCAACTGATCGATATCGAGTCGACGACCTTCAACGAAGGCGCGGTGGGCGCATTCCTCGTAACATTCCTCGAAGAGCGCGGTTTTACTGTCGAGAAGATGGACGTGGCTCCGGGACCGCAGACGAAGCCAGGGACGGAACGCTTCAACGTCTATGCGGGATACGAAGGCGAAACGCCGGACGTGGTGCTCTCCACGCACATGGATACGGTGCCGCCGTATATCAGCTCCAGCGAGGACGCGGAGTATATCTACGGACGCGGCGCGTGCGATGCGAAGGGCATTATCGCTGCGCAGGTGGCTGCCGCCGAACGTCTGTATGCGGATGGCGTGCGCGTGGGATTGCTTTTCGTGGTGGGCGAAGAGCGTGACTCGGCCGGCGCAAAGGTCGCCAACGAGCATGCGAAGGGCAGCCGGTTTCTCATTAACGGCGAGCCTACGGATAACCGTATCGCGCTGGCGTCCAAGGGCGCGCTGCGCGCAGAGATTTCGGCCAGCGGAAAGATGGCGCACTCGGCGTATCCGGAGCTGGGGGACAGCGCGGTACACAAGCTGGTACAGGCGCTGGAGCGCTTGCTCCGCGTGGAGTTGCCGGTCACCGAAGATGTGGGACCGAGCACGCTGAATATCGGCGTGATCGACGGAGGCCGCGCCCCGAATGTGATCGCGGACAAGGCCGATGCGCAGGTGCTGATTCGCCTGGTCGGGCCTTCGGAGTCGACGCGGCGCGCGGTAGAGCAGGCGGTCGAAGGGCTGGCGAAGGTGGAGTTCACGCTGGAGATTCCTTTTCAGCGGTTGAAGAGCCTCGAAGGCGTGCCGACGATGGTCGCGGCCTTTACCACCGACGTGCCGTGGCTCGGCAACTGGGGCGAGCCGGTGCTGCTGGGACCGGGTTCGATCCACGTGGCGCATACGCCGCATGAAAAGCTGAGCAAGCGCGAACTGGCCGAGGCGATCGAGCTATACGTCGAGGTCGCGAAGCGGCTGGTGGCGAGCGGAATCTAA